Proteins encoded within one genomic window of Gadus macrocephalus chromosome 16, ASM3116895v1:
- the LOC132475115 gene encoding E3 SUMO-protein ligase ZBED1-like: MFEYNRGKPVSTALSEKLTKLLAQWIATSCRPISVVEDDGLELVLQAATGDPSYKLPARRTIMRRIHDQHASEKAAKDEKLVEATCVALTGDHWTSVKNDNYLGVTVHLIDASWELISFALGVMKTEERHFAEACARQFLDVANQWGITDKISTIGTDSAPNMVAAGRILPFEHVPCVAHVVQRAIVMSLRDGGFDGALAKCRKVVGHFKHSPANSDELNAQQASLGQDQEQLVQDVPTRWNSTLEMIKRVRRNRDALHTTLSQQKHNLALPTNAEYEKLANLEKQLEPCRYITELLGGDKYVSCSVVLPALCHLQHAMKISDDDPAYIVRFKAAFTTDLNQRREKINLEWLKVATALDPRFKDLKCLPRAEREPVWAKLRELVKGEEPALQPLGEENPEPPKKKTALLVMDSDSESEEETPEDNTVERYKVEPSASLDQCPLKWWSEHTAVYGKIAHIARRYLGTPATTVPCERLFSLAGHIVQKRRSSLSPETVNKLVCLSDWWKKKK; the protein is encoded by the exons ATGTTTGAGTACAACCGAGGCAAGCCCGTCAGCACAGCTCTATCAGAAAAGCTAACTAAGCTCCTCGCTCAGTGGATTGCCACCAGCTGCCGGCCCATCAGCGTGGTTGAAGATGATGGGCTCGAGCTTGTTCTCCAGGCGGCCACAGGTGACCCATCATACAAACTACCTGCGAGGCGAACTATCATGAGAAGAATACATGACCAGCACGCCTCAGAGAAAGCCGCAAAAGATGAGAAGCTGGTAGAGGCGACGTGTGTAGCACTGACTGGGGACCATTGGACATCTGTCAAGAATGATAACTACCTCGGCGTTACTGTACACCTCATCGATGCCAGCTGGGAACTTATCTCCTTCGCTCTAG GTGTGATGAAAACAGAGGAGCGTCACTTTGCCGAAGCGTGTGCCAGGCAGTTTCTCGACGTCGCTAATCAGTGGGGGATAACTGACAAAATCAGCACTATTGGGACAGACAGCGCTCCTAATATGGTGGCAGCAGGGAGGATACTGCCATTCGAGCATGTGCCCTGTGTTGCGCATGTTGTACAGAGAGCTATTGTAATGTCACTTCGGGATGGTGGTTTTGATGGTGCACTGGCCAAGTGCCGTAAAGTGGTCGGACATTTCAAACACAGTCCGGCCAACTCAGACGAGCTGAATGCCCAGCAAGCCTCCCTTGGACAAGATCAGGAGCAACTTGTGCAAGATGTTCCTACACGGTGGAATTCCACCCTTGAGATGATCAAGCGTGTGAGGCGCAACAGAGACGCACTGCACACAACGCTGTCTCAGCAGAAGCACAATCTGGCCCTCCCAACAAATGCTGAATATGAGAAGTTGGCAAATCTCGAGAAACAGCTGGAGCCATGCAG gtacATCACTGAGCTCCTTGGTGGGGATAAGTATGTATCCTGCTCTGTGGTTCTACCTGCCCTGTGCCACCTCCAGCATGCGATGAAGATCTCAGATGATGATCCTGCCTACATTGTGCGATTCAAGGCTGCCTTCACCACGGACCTCAACCAGCGGAGGGAGAAAATAAACCTGGAATGGCTTAAG GTGGCGACTGCTCTAGATCCACGTTTTAAGGACCTCAAGTGCTTGCCCAGAGCAGAGAGGGAGCCAGTGTGGGCAAAGCTAAGGGAGTTGGTGAAGGGAGAAGAACCTGCTCTGCAGCCACTCGGGGAGGAGAACCCTGAGCCACCCAAGAAGAAAACAGCCCTGCTAGTGATGGATTCAGACTCAGAATcagaggaggagacaccagAAGACAATACTGTGGAGAGGTACAAGGTAGAGCCCAGTGCCAGCTTAGATCAGTGTCCACTGAAGTGGTGGTCGGAGCACACTGCTGTCTATGGTAAGATTGCCCACATTGCCCGTAGATACTTGGGGACTCCTGCCACAACTGTTCCATGCGAGAGACTTTTTTCTTTAGCAGGCCATATTGTGCAGAAGAGGAGATCTAGCTTGTCACCAGAAACTGTGAACAAGCTGGTCTGCCTGAGTGACtggtggaagaagaagaaatag